Proteins encoded in a region of the Candidatus Polarisedimenticolaceae bacterium genome:
- a CDS encoding heme-binding protein, translating into MSRTLALLLSVAIAGAAQAAPRVENKPSLTLGGARAVVAAAEAEARKHDAGGAIAVVDDGGNLLALVRLDGTFAAASNIAIAKARSAANFRKPTSLFENAIKNGRLSLVANEELLPLQGGVPVVVHGQVVGAVGVAGAASAQQDEDIAVVAAAAGASVASAETTFIPSKEVAAAFAEGKPLVEVPGYKIHASRREKAGAAEVHLAETDTIHVLDGEATFVVGGSVVDGKSTAPGEVRGASIDGGKTLTLKKGDVAVVPAGTPHWFREVKAPFLYYVVKVEETR; encoded by the coding sequence GTGTCCCGCACGCTCGCCCTTCTCCTGTCCGTCGCGATCGCGGGGGCCGCCCAGGCGGCCCCCCGCGTCGAGAACAAACCCTCCCTCACCCTCGGCGGAGCGCGCGCAGTCGTCGCCGCAGCCGAAGCCGAGGCCCGCAAGCACGACGCGGGCGGCGCGATCGCCGTCGTCGACGACGGCGGCAACCTGCTCGCCCTCGTCCGTCTCGACGGCACCTTCGCCGCCGCGTCCAACATCGCGATCGCCAAGGCCCGCTCGGCGGCGAACTTCCGCAAGCCGACGAGCCTGTTCGAGAACGCCATCAAGAACGGCCGTCTCTCCCTCGTCGCCAACGAAGAGCTGCTCCCGCTGCAGGGGGGCGTCCCCGTCGTCGTCCACGGGCAGGTCGTCGGCGCGGTGGGCGTCGCCGGAGCCGCGAGCGCCCAGCAGGACGAGGACATCGCCGTCGTCGCCGCCGCGGCGGGAGCGTCGGTCGCGTCCGCCGAGACCACCTTCATCCCCTCGAAGGAGGTCGCCGCCGCCTTCGCCGAGGGAAAGCCCCTCGTCGAGGTGCCGGGTTACAAGATCCACGCCTCGCGCCGCGAGAAGGCGGGCGCCGCGGAAGTCCACCTGGCCGAAACCGACACGATCCACGTGCTCGACGGCGAGGCGACGTTCGTGGTCGGCGGGAGCGTGGTGGATGGAAAGTCCACCGCACCCGGCGAGGTTCGCGGCGCGTCGATCGACGGCGGGAAGACCCTCACGCTGAAGAAGGGGGACGTCGCGGTCGTCCCGGCGGGGACGCCGCACTGGTTCCGCGAGGTCAAGGCTCCCTTCCTCTATTACGTCGTCAAGGTGGAGGAGACCCGATGA
- a CDS encoding zf-HC2 domain-containing protein — MITCRDFVEFLWAYVAGELPSDQRSEFDAHMAICPHCVNYLDSYAKTVRLEKAAFENLDEPVPTEMPEELVKAILAARGKGGR; from the coding sequence ATGATCACCTGCCGAGATTTCGTCGAGTTCCTGTGGGCCTACGTCGCCGGGGAGCTCCCTTCCGACCAGCGATCCGAGTTCGACGCGCACATGGCGATCTGCCCGCACTGCGTCAACTACCTCGACTCGTATGCGAAGACCGTTCGGCTCGAGAAGGCGGCGTTCGAGAACCTCGACGAGCCCGTTCCCACCGAGATGCCCGAGGAGCTCGTGAAGGCGATCCTCGCCGCGCGGGGAAAGGGCGGGCGGTAG
- a CDS encoding SMP-30/gluconolactonase/LRE family protein, which translates to MRRVVLSVALAALPAAAQVTPDAPVAGNPDAIVDLQSAEGAALVKAQWRFAEGDGADEAILPEALETRRTMGGRAFAWYRTSVTIPEKVGTLSTAGNAVVFEIVVDDYAEIRVDGALPKVLGQTGGALIKGFNAPNRVVLTSDAKPGRTFKLEVFAANGPLAEPPKNRVWVRSATLDFFKSGKLGAFEVVKATVERLDPALDAVVPRDAVFERVARGFQFTEGPVWVKQGGYLLFSDPNANAIYRWAPDGQVSVYRTKSGYAGLDVGEYGQPGSNGLALDAEGRLTIDEHGRRRVVRLEPNGAITVLADRFEGKRLNSPNDLVYRSDGTLYFTDPPFGLPKYHDDPRRELPFYGVFALKDGVLKVVSKDLLGPNGLAFSPDETYLYVANWDPKRKVVMRYEVRPDGGLANGRVFFDMGAAPESEALDGIKVDPRGNLFVSGPGGVWVLSAAGKHLGTIRLPELPANFAFGGDDGRTLFLTARTSVYRVRL; encoded by the coding sequence ATGCGCCGGGTCGTCCTCTCCGTTGCGCTCGCGGCGCTCCCCGCCGCCGCCCAGGTCACCCCCGACGCCCCCGTGGCCGGAAATCCCGACGCGATCGTCGATCTTCAGTCGGCCGAGGGCGCCGCGCTCGTCAAGGCCCAGTGGAGGTTCGCCGAGGGGGACGGGGCCGACGAGGCGATCCTCCCGGAAGCCCTCGAGACCCGCCGCACCATGGGAGGACGCGCGTTCGCCTGGTACCGGACGAGCGTCACGATCCCGGAGAAGGTCGGGACCCTCTCGACGGCGGGGAACGCGGTCGTTTTCGAGATCGTGGTCGACGACTACGCCGAGATCCGCGTGGACGGGGCGTTGCCCAAGGTCCTCGGCCAGACCGGAGGGGCGCTCATCAAGGGGTTCAACGCCCCCAACCGGGTCGTGCTCACCTCCGACGCGAAGCCGGGTCGCACGTTCAAGCTCGAGGTTTTCGCCGCGAACGGTCCACTTGCCGAGCCGCCGAAGAACCGCGTGTGGGTGCGTTCGGCGACTCTGGACTTCTTCAAGTCGGGCAAGCTCGGGGCGTTCGAGGTCGTGAAGGCGACCGTCGAACGCCTCGATCCCGCCCTCGACGCCGTCGTTCCGAGGGACGCGGTGTTCGAGCGGGTGGCGCGGGGCTTCCAGTTCACGGAGGGACCCGTCTGGGTGAAGCAGGGCGGCTACCTGCTGTTCAGCGACCCCAACGCGAACGCGATCTATCGCTGGGCCCCGGACGGCCAGGTGAGCGTCTATCGCACCAAGAGCGGCTACGCCGGGCTCGACGTGGGTGAATACGGCCAGCCCGGATCGAACGGGCTTGCCCTCGACGCCGAGGGGCGTCTCACGATCGACGAACACGGCCGCCGGCGCGTCGTGCGCCTCGAACCGAACGGGGCGATCACCGTCCTCGCCGACCGGTTCGAGGGGAAACGTCTCAACAGCCCGAACGACCTCGTCTACCGTTCCGACGGCACCCTCTACTTCACCGATCCCCCGTTCGGGCTTCCGAAGTACCACGACGACCCGCGGCGCGAGCTCCCCTTCTACGGGGTGTTCGCACTGAAGGACGGCGTGTTGAAGGTGGTCTCGAAGGATCTGCTCGGCCCGAACGGCCTCGCCTTCTCCCCGGACGAGACGTACCTGTACGTCGCCAACTGGGACCCGAAGAGGAAGGTCGTGATGCGTTACGAGGTCCGGCCGGACGGCGGTCTCGCGAACGGTCGTGTCTTCTTCGACATGGGCGCGGCTCCGGAGTCCGAGGCGCTCGACGGGATCAAGGTCGATCCCCGCGGGAACCTCTTCGTCTCCGGTCCCGGCGGCGTGTGGGTCCTCTCCGCCGCGGGGAAACACCTCGGCACGATCCGGCTTCCCGAGCTCCCGGCGAACTTCGCATTCGGGGGGGACGACGGGAGGACGTTGTTCCTCACGGCAAGGACGAGCGTGTATCGGGTGAGGCTCTGA